From Agrobacterium tumefaciens, a single genomic window includes:
- a CDS encoding TonB-dependent siderophore receptor — translation MQHTGLATRKPSARLARLLLLSSGVALGVMSVQAGTAFAQDANGSTQLDPIVVQGKATTKGARIEQRGYVAKDSASATKTSTPVAETPQSISVITRGAMTDRAVQTVADSLLYSSNVNGQRYGNDPRSDYFTVRGFAADLYLDGLRVPQIANQTGGYAGFRVEPYFLNRVEVLRGPSSALFGQANVGGVVNMISKDPQDTSGGELYTRFGSFNQKEIGFDATGPIGSESGLSYRLQGVLRDSDAMNDFGKNDRVAISPTIKWSPDEDTSLTVYGAYMKDDAGQVPSLIPAAGSVYSNSLGLTIPRSFSDGDPSLAIYNKETAYVGYRLEHAFSDDLVLRQNFRYSYLDVNYQNLFGNGLSANQRTLSRLVYNAQPTLNAAALDTNLEYKFDTGPVSHTLLGGVDLQWQNLVNDTGSRTGPTLDLFNPVYNIGVIPATLTTHLDQTQRQAGIYLQDQIEIGGFRLTAGGRQDFVDTDSDSTVIASGATTQYRRNNSSFTGRVGAAYVFDNGITPYALYSTSFAPVLTLAATPLKPTTGELKEVGVKYAPPSEDFSLTLSGFEATQQNVVNRVAGIYYQTDEVRVRGIEVEANATLWDRVNLTAAASWQDPEVTRSETASQVGKMPYTVPKQQQSLFVSYDVPMPDAWDGKLTLGVGARHVGKTAGDTANSFFVPGYTLVDAFARYEHDRYAFQLNGYNLGDKNYVAGCNTTTQCYYGQGLTVVGTVSVKW, via the coding sequence ATGCAACACACCGGCCTTGCAACTCGTAAGCCATCTGCTCGTCTCGCTCGGCTTCTGCTTCTGTCCTCGGGTGTTGCACTGGGCGTGATGTCCGTTCAGGCGGGTACAGCTTTTGCGCAGGATGCTAACGGTTCCACGCAGCTTGATCCTATCGTCGTGCAGGGAAAAGCCACGACCAAGGGTGCCCGCATTGAACAACGTGGTTACGTGGCAAAGGACTCTGCCTCGGCAACAAAGACATCGACGCCGGTCGCGGAAACACCACAATCCATCTCCGTCATCACGCGCGGCGCCATGACCGATCGCGCCGTGCAGACCGTGGCTGACAGCCTGCTCTATAGCTCGAACGTCAATGGCCAACGGTATGGCAACGACCCGCGCTCCGATTATTTTACGGTTCGCGGATTTGCTGCAGATCTCTATCTCGATGGGTTGAGGGTTCCGCAGATTGCCAACCAGACGGGCGGTTACGCGGGCTTTCGTGTCGAGCCTTATTTCCTGAACCGCGTCGAGGTTCTACGTGGTCCGAGTTCGGCGCTGTTCGGGCAGGCGAACGTTGGCGGCGTTGTCAACATGATCAGCAAAGACCCGCAGGATACGTCGGGTGGAGAGCTCTACACACGCTTCGGCAGCTTCAATCAGAAAGAGATCGGTTTCGATGCGACCGGCCCGATCGGGTCCGAATCCGGTCTGAGCTACCGTCTGCAAGGTGTGCTGCGTGACAGCGATGCCATGAACGACTTCGGCAAGAATGATCGTGTCGCCATCAGCCCCACGATCAAGTGGTCGCCGGACGAGGATACCAGCCTGACGGTCTACGGCGCCTACATGAAGGATGATGCAGGCCAGGTGCCGTCGCTCATTCCGGCCGCCGGAAGCGTCTATTCGAACAGTCTGGGTTTGACCATCCCACGCAGTTTCTCTGATGGCGATCCGTCACTTGCGATCTACAACAAGGAAACGGCCTATGTCGGATATCGTCTCGAGCACGCGTTCAGCGACGATCTGGTTCTTAGACAGAACTTCCGGTACTCGTATCTCGACGTGAACTACCAGAACCTGTTCGGAAATGGACTGTCTGCCAACCAGCGCACGCTTTCCCGTCTGGTCTATAATGCCCAGCCGACGCTGAACGCTGCAGCACTCGATACCAATCTCGAATACAAGTTTGATACGGGACCTGTCAGCCATACGTTACTTGGCGGTGTTGATCTGCAGTGGCAGAACCTTGTCAACGACACGGGCTCGCGGACCGGCCCGACGCTCGACCTCTTCAATCCGGTTTACAACATCGGTGTGATCCCGGCGACGTTGACGACGCATCTTGATCAGACGCAGCGGCAGGCGGGCATCTATCTCCAGGACCAGATCGAGATCGGTGGTTTCCGTCTGACTGCCGGTGGGCGTCAGGATTTCGTCGATACGGATTCCGACAGCACGGTCATCGCCAGCGGAGCGACCACGCAGTATAGGCGCAACAACAGTTCCTTCACCGGCAGGGTTGGTGCTGCTTACGTGTTTGACAATGGCATCACGCCTTATGCGCTTTATTCGACCTCTTTTGCTCCGGTCCTCACTCTGGCTGCGACGCCACTGAAACCAACGACCGGCGAGTTGAAGGAAGTTGGCGTCAAATATGCGCCGCCCAGTGAAGACTTCAGCCTGACGCTGTCCGGGTTTGAAGCGACACAGCAAAACGTCGTGAACCGCGTTGCCGGCATCTACTACCAGACCGATGAAGTGCGGGTGCGCGGCATCGAAGTCGAAGCCAACGCCACGCTTTGGGATCGTGTCAATCTGACCGCTGCCGCAAGCTGGCAGGACCCAGAGGTCACACGAAGCGAAACCGCATCACAGGTCGGCAAAATGCCGTACACGGTTCCAAAGCAGCAGCAGTCGCTGTTTGTCAGCTATGACGTACCGATGCCGGATGCATGGGATGGAAAGCTGACACTCGGTGTCGGTGCACGCCATGTCGGCAAGACTGCTGGCGATACGGCAAACTCGTTCTTCGTTCCGGGTTATACACTGGTGGATGCCTTCGCCCGTTATGAACACGATCGTTACGCGTTCCAGCTCAACGGCTATAACCTTGGCGACAAGAACTATGTTGCCGGTTGCAACACCACCACGCAGTGCTACTACGGTCAGGGATTGACTGTGGTCGGCACGGTGAGTGTGAAATGGTAG
- a CDS encoding AraC family transcriptional regulator translates to MKQPQKAVDLQNVPRPVAAMARVYEKSVDFGWHSHRRGQLLQIVDGFMTARTPDTSFIIPSGYGLLITPDIPHAVRSHGRVSMQSLYIEPEPGLTLRWEPTRVISTSVLLSATVGAFLEQPTLYDENGRGGHLAALILEEIANAQEGPFALPMPSDKRLQRLCRDLSETPAIDLDIDHWADNLGMSRRTMTRKFRVETGMSFAEWRRRLRMAHVMRKQAEGVRLDEAAADVGYRSLSSLRKAMREVAV, encoded by the coding sequence ATGAAACAGCCGCAAAAGGCCGTCGACCTTCAAAACGTGCCGCGCCCCGTGGCTGCCATGGCGCGTGTTTACGAAAAGAGCGTCGATTTCGGCTGGCACAGTCATCGCCGGGGCCAATTGCTGCAAATTGTCGACGGCTTCATGACCGCCCGTACGCCCGACACTTCGTTCATCATCCCGAGCGGCTATGGCCTGCTCATCACGCCGGATATTCCTCATGCGGTGCGATCGCATGGACGTGTCTCCATGCAGTCCCTTTACATCGAACCGGAGCCCGGCCTGACTTTGCGCTGGGAACCGACGCGCGTCATCTCCACATCCGTTCTTCTGTCTGCAACGGTCGGCGCGTTTCTCGAACAACCAACGCTTTACGATGAAAATGGTCGCGGCGGACATCTGGCCGCTCTGATCCTCGAAGAGATTGCCAACGCGCAGGAGGGCCCTTTTGCGCTGCCAATGCCAAGCGACAAGCGGCTGCAGCGACTGTGCCGTGACCTCTCGGAAACACCGGCAATCGACCTCGACATCGACCATTGGGCCGACAATCTGGGCATGAGCCGCCGAACCATGACCAGAAAATTTCGTGTTGAAACCGGCATGAGTTTTGCAGAATGGCGACGCCGATTGCGCATGGCCCATGTCATGCGCAAGCAGGCCGAGGGTGTACGCCTTGATGAAGCAGCGGCTGATGTCGGTTATCGCAGCCTGTCTTCGCTGCGAAAAGCCATGCGCGAGGTTGCCGTTTGA
- a CDS encoding ABC transporter ATP-binding protein produces MTTSAVPALEAHGLSVAYDRAYAVRDVDMLAQPGRVTVICGANGSGKSTLLKCLAGLEEPTAGRITLLGRPLSELRRRDVARQVAVMGQAPEIPVGLTVEELVEQGRYPHRPWLGRLSADDRDIIDSAIKRVDLQQLRKRQLATLSGGERQRAWVAMALAQQPRVLFLDEPTSFLDIRHQAELLTLLRELNHTEGLTIIAVLHDLNQVMDIADDVVLMKKGEVLAIGPVSQVLQTDLLEQAFGCKVNLVPHPKDAERTYCLIDWIDAAGASYRPAE; encoded by the coding sequence TTGACGACCTCCGCTGTTCCCGCCCTGGAGGCACATGGCTTGAGTGTCGCGTATGATCGGGCCTATGCCGTGCGCGATGTCGACATGCTGGCGCAACCCGGCCGCGTTACCGTCATTTGCGGTGCGAACGGGTCGGGAAAAAGCACGCTCCTCAAATGTCTCGCCGGACTGGAAGAACCGACGGCCGGCAGGATCACCCTCCTCGGCCGCCCGCTTTCGGAACTGAGACGCCGCGATGTCGCCCGGCAAGTGGCCGTGATGGGACAGGCCCCAGAAATCCCGGTTGGCCTGACCGTCGAGGAACTCGTCGAGCAGGGCCGTTACCCCCACCGCCCGTGGCTAGGCCGGCTCTCGGCGGATGACCGCGACATCATCGATAGTGCCATCAAGCGTGTCGACTTGCAGCAATTGCGCAAACGCCAGCTTGCGACCCTGTCTGGCGGCGAACGCCAACGTGCCTGGGTGGCTATGGCCCTGGCGCAGCAACCACGCGTGCTTTTCCTCGATGAACCGACCAGCTTCCTCGATATTCGCCATCAGGCTGAACTGCTGACATTGCTGCGCGAACTCAATCATACGGAAGGCCTGACGATCATCGCCGTGCTCCATGATCTCAATCAGGTCATGGACATTGCTGATGACGTGGTGCTGATGAAAAAGGGAGAGGTTCTGGCGATAGGGCCTGTCTCGCAGGTATTGCAGACCGATCTCCTGGAGCAGGCCTTCGGCTGCAAGGTCAATCTTGTCCCGCATCCCAAAGACGCAGAACGCACCTACTGCCTGATCGACTGGATCGATGCAGCCGGTGCGTCATACAGGCCGGCCGAATGA
- a CDS encoding iron ABC transporter permease, producing MTKPRAPRGSSSLALPLLWLASVVLLLLLAALDMRLGSRLIGWNDIIAFPTRPDTLVQAILETSRAPRVVAAILTGAALAAAGSVLQSVLRNPLAAPDILSVTSGAQLMLVISTLLLPVAVPSIIATTGGGLTGALACIALAGGFRAPPGRLALAGVAISLCFAALSSAIVLLADDRASGLILWSSGILDQTGWSKIVVAAPVILLSCLVLMTIARPLDLLGLGDQVSASLGLTRALTLSGIFAGVLLSGAAVTLAGPIGFIGLAIPNILRALGITRHRHHLPLALILGANTLLFADVVVQFFAGNGSIIPTGVVVACFGAPVMLFLLRTTRIGSERRIGTPSALHRPSLPLLIGLLAAIALIGSGGALMIGDSVSLSIADIAANLDIRAPRLLVALACGALLATAGTVLQAVTRNPLCGPETLGLAQAAALFSLVGLLSGFVPGTFLFQCVTLGGAFAAIFLLRLFGPKNSPDRLILAGVAIAASCGAAGTIIVVEARLQTAEALSWLAGSTHGRGYADALSLMPWLAFLITVGIVCSRHLDTLALGDDTARSLGLPTDKARRWAIFYAACAVGVAVSSIGAVSFVGLLSPHAARLLAGPRHARCLPVAMVVGGVLMVFADLIGRSIIAPLELPAGIVTAVIGAPIFLILLRPRALRAVST from the coding sequence ATGACAAAGCCGCGGGCGCCACGCGGCTCTTCCTCTCTCGCATTGCCACTCCTCTGGCTGGCGAGCGTCGTGCTGTTGTTGCTTCTGGCGGCACTCGACATGCGTCTCGGAAGCAGGCTGATCGGCTGGAATGACATCATCGCCTTTCCAACACGCCCCGACACGCTGGTCCAGGCCATTCTGGAAACCAGCCGTGCTCCGAGAGTGGTCGCAGCGATCCTGACCGGTGCCGCGTTGGCGGCAGCGGGCTCTGTTCTGCAAAGCGTGCTTCGAAATCCCCTTGCCGCGCCGGACATTCTTTCCGTCACCAGTGGCGCCCAGTTGATGCTGGTCATATCGACACTGCTGCTGCCAGTCGCCGTGCCGTCGATCATCGCAACGACTGGCGGCGGCCTGACAGGTGCGCTGGCCTGTATCGCGCTCGCCGGTGGTTTTCGTGCCCCACCCGGCCGGCTCGCCCTCGCAGGCGTTGCCATTTCTCTCTGCTTTGCCGCACTGTCTTCCGCCATCGTGCTTCTGGCCGATGACCGGGCGTCCGGTCTCATCCTCTGGTCATCAGGCATTCTCGACCAGACGGGGTGGTCAAAGATTGTGGTCGCAGCTCCAGTGATCCTCCTGTCCTGCCTGGTATTAATGACCATCGCCCGGCCGCTTGATCTGCTTGGATTGGGCGATCAGGTTTCCGCGAGCCTTGGTCTGACGCGAGCGCTGACACTGTCCGGCATCTTCGCCGGCGTGCTGTTGTCTGGTGCAGCCGTGACCCTTGCCGGCCCGATTGGCTTTATCGGCCTTGCTATCCCCAACATCCTTCGTGCACTCGGCATCACCCGCCATCGCCATCATCTGCCGCTTGCCTTGATCTTGGGCGCAAACACCCTGCTGTTCGCCGACGTCGTCGTGCAGTTTTTTGCCGGTAACGGCTCCATCATTCCGACCGGTGTCGTTGTTGCCTGCTTTGGCGCACCCGTCATGCTCTTCCTCTTGCGGACCACAAGGATTGGTTCGGAGCGTCGCATCGGAACACCATCGGCATTGCATCGTCCTTCCCTGCCACTGTTGATCGGTCTTCTGGCGGCGATCGCATTGATTGGCTCGGGCGGTGCGCTGATGATCGGCGACAGCGTGTCCCTGTCGATCGCGGATATCGCCGCAAATCTCGATATTCGGGCTCCGCGCCTGCTGGTCGCCTTAGCCTGCGGCGCGTTGCTGGCGACAGCAGGCACAGTTTTACAGGCAGTGACCCGCAATCCGCTTTGCGGCCCCGAAACGCTTGGCCTCGCACAGGCAGCGGCCTTGTTCAGCCTTGTCGGGCTTCTTTCCGGCTTTGTACCCGGCACGTTTCTGTTTCAGTGCGTCACACTTGGCGGTGCCTTTGCGGCCATCTTTCTTCTGCGATTGTTCGGGCCAAAGAATTCACCCGACCGGCTGATCCTGGCCGGGGTTGCCATAGCAGCAAGTTGCGGCGCGGCAGGAACCATCATCGTTGTCGAAGCGCGGCTGCAAACCGCAGAAGCCTTGTCGTGGCTGGCGGGTTCCACCCACGGTCGCGGCTACGCCGATGCGCTCTCACTTATGCCATGGCTCGCTTTTTTGATCACCGTGGGCATCGTCTGCAGCCGTCATCTGGACACGCTGGCGCTCGGCGATGACACGGCACGATCACTGGGCCTGCCAACGGATAAAGCGAGACGCTGGGCGATCTTTTATGCGGCTTGCGCGGTTGGTGTTGCCGTCTCCTCCATCGGTGCGGTCAGCTTTGTCGGCCTGCTCTCTCCGCACGCCGCACGCCTTCTTGCCGGGCCACGCCATGCCCGTTGCCTGCCCGTTGCCATGGTGGTCGGTGGCGTGTTGATGGTGTTTGCCGACCTGATAGGACGCAGCATCATCGCCCCCCTAGAACTCCCCGCAGGCATCGTCACAGCAGTAATCGGTGCACCGATTTTCCTGATCCTGCTGCGCCCGAGAGCGCTGAGAGCTGTTTCGACCTGA
- a CDS encoding Rrf2 family transcriptional regulator, translating to MRLKRESEVAIAILAACANAKGGQIRTVEAARAAGTTASFAAQVVPSLVQAGLIEARRGRRGGLALTQPAGDILLGDVIARMQPELIASARTEENLTGRDPTAELCKIVMGADDVIRAYLDRFSIADLANKNRPGPLHQDRRKKGSDHKTYSAKTSLPDGICR from the coding sequence ATGCGACTGAAACGCGAATCCGAAGTGGCGATTGCCATTCTGGCGGCCTGCGCCAATGCCAAAGGCGGGCAGATCCGCACGGTAGAGGCGGCGCGTGCAGCCGGCACGACAGCAAGCTTTGCTGCACAGGTCGTGCCATCTCTGGTTCAGGCCGGGCTCATTGAAGCCCGGCGGGGGCGACGCGGCGGTCTCGCCCTCACCCAACCGGCCGGCGATATCCTGCTCGGCGATGTCATCGCCAGAATGCAGCCCGAACTGATCGCTTCGGCACGGACAGAAGAAAATCTCACTGGTCGCGATCCGACGGCTGAACTCTGCAAAATCGTGATGGGCGCCGACGATGTCATCCGCGCCTATCTCGACCGCTTCTCGATCGCCGACCTCGCCAATAAAAACCGCCCCGGCCCTCTCCATCAGGACCGCCGCAAAAAGGGAAGCGACCACAAGACGTATTCAGCCAAGACCAGTCTGCCTGATGGGATCTGTCGTTGA
- a CDS encoding HlyD family type I secretion periplasmic adaptor subunit, with protein sequence MPNAEALTTHRSIRRHLMAGVIVSVALVAGAGGWAAATDLAGAVVASGHFVVDSYVKKIQHPTGGVVGEILVREGEKVEAGQVLLRLDETQTKANLAIVTKRLNELSARMARLEAERDDLAAIVFPEDLLSAGNDLDAQAAVRSEKRLFEARRDAREGKKAQLLERISQYEHEGEGLKAQQIAYERGLEVLEQEIVSLRSLREQGAVSVQRLNGLETQAATFGGERGEKIAYQAQVAGRISETRLQIISIDQDLKTEVGRELREIQGQLGEYVERKVAAEDQLKRINIVAPQAGMIHQLSTHTVGGVISPADVVMSIVPDADKLALEAQISPQDIDQIVVGQKAMLRLSAFNLRTTPELTGEVSRVGADLTQDQRTGMSYYLVRLSVPASELTKLQDLSLVPGMPAEAFIATGERTALSYLVKPLSDQINRAFREE encoded by the coding sequence ATGCCGAACGCTGAAGCACTCACCACCCATCGTTCGATCCGGCGCCATCTGATGGCCGGTGTCATTGTCAGCGTTGCGCTGGTTGCCGGCGCAGGCGGCTGGGCGGCGGCAACCGATCTTGCTGGGGCGGTTGTCGCCAGCGGGCATTTCGTCGTCGATAGCTACGTCAAGAAGATCCAGCATCCGACAGGCGGCGTTGTCGGTGAAATCTTGGTGCGCGAAGGAGAGAAGGTCGAAGCGGGACAGGTCCTTCTGCGTCTCGATGAAACGCAGACCAAGGCCAATCTTGCCATTGTCACCAAACGCCTGAACGAACTGTCGGCCCGTATGGCCAGGCTTGAAGCAGAGCGGGATGATCTCGCCGCCATCGTCTTTCCCGAGGACCTGCTGAGCGCTGGCAACGATCTCGACGCGCAAGCGGCCGTTCGCAGCGAAAAACGCCTGTTTGAAGCGCGCCGTGATGCCAGAGAAGGCAAGAAGGCGCAGCTTCTCGAGCGTATTTCGCAATATGAGCACGAAGGCGAAGGACTGAAGGCACAACAGATCGCCTATGAGCGCGGTCTTGAGGTTCTGGAACAGGAAATCGTCTCCCTCAGATCACTACGGGAGCAGGGTGCCGTCTCCGTTCAGCGCCTTAACGGGCTTGAAACCCAGGCTGCCACCTTTGGCGGCGAGCGCGGTGAAAAGATCGCCTATCAGGCGCAGGTCGCCGGGCGCATTTCCGAAACCAGACTGCAGATCATTTCGATCGATCAGGATCTGAAAACGGAAGTCGGTCGCGAGCTGCGGGAGATACAGGGGCAGCTTGGCGAATATGTCGAGCGCAAGGTCGCGGCCGAGGACCAACTGAAACGCATCAACATCGTCGCGCCGCAGGCCGGCATGATCCATCAACTCAGCACCCATACCGTGGGTGGCGTCATTTCTCCTGCCGATGTTGTCATGTCCATCGTGCCAGATGCCGACAAGCTGGCACTTGAGGCACAGATTTCGCCGCAGGACATCGACCAGATTGTCGTCGGCCAGAAAGCCATGCTGCGCTTGTCCGCCTTCAATCTGCGCACCACGCCGGAGTTGACCGGGGAGGTGAGCCGGGTGGGCGCCGATCTGACGCAGGATCAGCGCACAGGTATGTCCTATTACCTCGTGCGGCTATCGGTGCCGGCATCTGAACTCACAAAATTGCAGGATCTGAGTCTGGTGCCGGGTATGCCCGCCGAAGCCTTTATCGCGACGGGCGAGAGAACCGCATTGTCCTATCTGGTCAAACCGCTGTCCGATCAGATCAACCGTGCTTTCCGGGAAGAGTGA
- a CDS encoding type I secretion system permease/ATPase, which translates to MAAAVVSTLRPAVVCIALMSGVVNILALTSPLFMLQVYDRVLSSRSVSTLVGLAVLAAGLYAFQALLDIIRARILLRIGDSVDHALSARVHDAIIRLPLLSRMQGDGLQPLRDLDNVRGFLSSPGPTALFDLPWMPLYLGICFLFHFWIGMTALVGAIILVSLTIITNSLSRKPAQDAIRHGMNRNALMEASRRNAEVVQAMGLSKRLSARWQRANADYLNANRISGDVAGNLGGVAKALRIVLQSAILGVGAWLVIEQEASGGVMIASSIMMGRALAPVDLAIASWKPLIMARQSWTRLQELLVRVPEKADVLPLPKPEKELRVENVAIVPPGEKQATVAGVGFTVAAGNAVGIIGASGSGKSTLARALVGAWTPAQGKIRFDGASLQQWDVEELGRHIGYLSQGVELFDGTISENVARFEENLDAEKIVAAAKMAGAHELILRFENGYETRIGEGGSALSAGQRQRIGLARALYDDPFIVVMDEPNANLDAEGEMAVVRAIESVKARNGIAIVIAHRPSAIGVVDLVGVMEGGRMKAFGPRDEILSKVLRNPQPAVPVPVTATMAPVTSRSVNPLRVVANPVPANQLQEDVADAER; encoded by the coding sequence ATGGCTGCGGCGGTGGTCTCCACCCTTAGACCAGCGGTCGTTTGCATAGCCCTGATGAGTGGTGTGGTCAACATTCTGGCCCTGACCTCTCCTCTCTTCATGCTTCAGGTCTACGATCGCGTCCTGTCCAGCCGAAGCGTTTCGACGCTTGTCGGTCTCGCCGTTCTCGCGGCGGGCCTTTATGCATTTCAGGCCCTGCTTGACATCATTCGCGCGCGAATTCTGCTGCGGATCGGCGACAGTGTCGACCACGCGCTTTCTGCCCGCGTGCACGACGCCATCATACGCCTTCCCCTCTTGTCGCGGATGCAGGGCGACGGTTTGCAGCCGCTTCGCGATCTCGACAATGTCCGTGGGTTTCTCTCAAGTCCCGGGCCAACTGCACTTTTCGATCTGCCCTGGATGCCCCTCTATCTCGGCATCTGCTTCCTTTTCCATTTCTGGATCGGCATGACTGCCCTGGTGGGCGCAATCATTCTGGTCTCGTTGACGATCATCACAAATTCGCTGTCCCGCAAGCCCGCGCAGGACGCCATACGCCACGGCATGAACCGCAATGCGCTGATGGAAGCTAGCCGTCGCAATGCCGAGGTTGTTCAAGCCATGGGCCTGTCGAAGCGTCTTTCCGCCCGCTGGCAGCGCGCCAATGCCGATTACCTCAACGCCAATCGCATCAGTGGCGATGTCGCCGGTAACCTTGGCGGCGTGGCGAAGGCCCTGCGCATCGTGTTGCAATCCGCCATTCTGGGCGTCGGCGCCTGGCTCGTGATCGAGCAGGAGGCATCCGGTGGCGTCATGATCGCCAGTTCGATCATGATGGGACGCGCCCTTGCGCCTGTCGATCTCGCCATTGCAAGCTGGAAACCGCTCATCATGGCGCGGCAGAGCTGGACACGGCTTCAGGAGCTTCTGGTCAGGGTTCCGGAAAAAGCCGATGTATTGCCGCTGCCGAAGCCCGAAAAGGAGTTGCGGGTCGAAAACGTTGCCATTGTGCCACCGGGTGAAAAGCAGGCGACCGTCGCAGGTGTCGGCTTCACGGTGGCGGCGGGCAATGCTGTCGGCATTATCGGCGCATCCGGATCGGGCAAATCGACGCTGGCACGTGCGCTTGTCGGGGCATGGACACCGGCGCAGGGCAAGATCCGCTTTGATGGCGCCAGCCTGCAACAATGGGACGTGGAAGAACTCGGCCGTCATATCGGGTATCTTTCCCAAGGTGTGGAACTTTTCGATGGCACGATTTCCGAAAACGTCGCCCGCTTCGAAGAGAACCTCGATGCCGAAAAAATCGTTGCCGCAGCGAAAATGGCTGGTGCGCACGAACTGATCCTGCGCTTTGAAAACGGCTATGAAACGCGCATCGGCGAGGGTGGCTCTGCGCTTTCGGCTGGCCAGAGGCAGCGGATCGGCCTTGCCCGCGCACTCTATGACGACCCCTTTATTGTCGTGATGGACGAGCCGAACGCCAATCTCGACGCCGAGGGCGAAATGGCCGTTGTGCGCGCCATCGAATCGGTAAAGGCGAGAAACGGCATTGCCATCGTTATCGCACACCGTCCAAGCGCCATCGGTGTCGTCGATCTCGTGGGCGTGATGGAAGGCGGGCGGATGAAGGCCTTCGGTCCGCGAGACGAAATCCTGTCAAAGGTACTTCGCAATCCGCAGCCGGCCGTGCCGGTGCCTGTCACGGCAACGATGGCGCCTGTCACGTCCCGTTCCGTCAATCCGCTCCGCGTCGTGGCAAACCCGGTGCCGGCAAACCAGCTGCAAGAGGACGTCGCAGATGCCGAACGCTGA